aCACACGTGTTGTGttactcttgtgaatgtgcgttgaggactgacacagaagagaagaaattgttgaataaatattatttttcttttctttgtgtaCAAGAAGTATTCTCTTAGCTTCAGAACATTACGatcgaaccactgatgtcacatggactattttaacaatgtccttactatctttctgggccttgaacatgtcagttgcgttgctgtctatgcagggtcagaaacctcttggatttcatcaaaaatatcttaatttgtgttctgaaaatgaataggtcttacgggtttgaaatgacatgagagtgagtaattaatgacagaatgttcatttttgaggCAAACTGTAGATGTTTTGAAACAAAGATGTTGTGGTTGTGGCCTCACCTCCAGAAAGAAGAGCACAGCAATGACCTGAAAAGTGGGGTTGATCTTGCGAATGGTCTGAATCTCATTCCACTCATTAGCCACAAAGTATGTTCTCCAGATACTGACAGGAGATGCCTGACTTTTTGTTTCAGCAGACCCTGAGCACATTACAACGCAATTATAAAATATGCatgattaaaaaatagaaaaaaatcgATTAAAAGCCTGTATCGGTATAACGGAACACGCATTTGAGAAGCACATTGAAAATTACCCTCCACATGTTTACTGGCTTTACCACGAGGTCTTTCCCAGTCTATAAAGAAAATATCCACAGTCAGCTGAACAAAGAGTTTGTGAAGAAATTGTACAATCTGTAACAAAAGAATAAAGTTGAGGGTAACCTGGGAAGAAAGGGAAAGAAGGGAAACAACAGACATGTACTTAAATAATGTAGTGAATAAGCAAATGTTCATATTTGTACTCACCTTCAAAGCAAAGGCACAGCCAACATAAACAATAAAGCGCTCCTCCTGGGCTGGTAATGGCAGCAACACAGACACAAATAGCTGGGCCTGGagacacacaaaaataatatgtcttgatttctattttaaggCATGTTCACAATGACGAACCGATAAGATTCATGCTTTTGTTCACGTGACCAGAACCACTGCTGTTTTACAAAACTATGGCTTGGTGGCACACACAAACAGAGTATACTGACTGCTTTTTTGATAACATACAGAAATACTGCGACTTCCTTTCTTATCTGTGACAAGTGGGTGTCAGAAACACAGTGTTGCACAGCGCTTAATGTGAACAGACCTTTAGACCTAAAGAGCTTAAAATGTAGCTTAAAAAACTACACTAATAATGTTTCTGAAaagggaatgtaaacttttgaccgtAAATTGTATGTATACAATTGTATGTATACATTGCACATCCtagaaaaaaaactcatttgaCAAGACAGTGGAAGACAAGCAAAGAAACACTAAACTGATATCTGATAAATGGATGAGACTACATTAACAGAAAAAGTGATAGACTTGCCTCCACTGTCTGAAAAATAgagaggaaagaaagaaagaaagaaagaaagaaagaaagaaagaaagaaaaatgaaaaacctCATGTAAGGCTTAATCATATTCATAATAGACTAGACTTTGCTACTCACAGACACAACAAATGCAAACCTTAAAGAATATGAGCCAGTAGAGGCCTGTTCCAACTGTGATGATGAAGAAAACATTTGCCAGGTCACCAGCATAGAACACCAGAAACTTCATAATGGTCTGAAACAGACAGTACATTATTACGCATCTGTGTTGTGAATTGCGTTTATAATCATCTCTATATGTGAGTCTTTACCTGCAGGTCAATGAGAGGAGATGCGATTCTTCTTTTCCAGCTTGCTGTCTTTAATAAAGAGTGGACAACTGCCACCCCACCCAGTACACCAAGAGCAATCTAGATATGAATCCACATATGAATAAGCTGACcaacataaaacagaaaaatgactTCGGCTGTTTATACTCACGTCAGTTTTGACCCGAGCTTCTTCCTGGTCCATTGTATACTCAAGAGAGAATGACACCTGTACATAtgtacaaaaaaacagaaattaaccTATTTGGCTGATCATATAaacagtttattatttattacatttaaactatCATGTATCTCTTCTGTCAACAGAGTATAAAGGCATGCTGCAGACTTacagcaacagtctgtgtgctGGGGTCAGTGACAAGTATATCTGAGTAAGTCACAGTCATCAGAGGTGGGTACACCTGTCCTTTCTGTGTATTCGGCACCAGCTGAAACCTATTGAGTGCAGGACATTAAACTTTGTGTGGTCACACTATGTCATGTGTTTGTGAGTGTATAGTAGGCCAATTTACCCGATCTTAATGTTAGTGGCCACACGTATGACCTTGGGTGTAGAACTCAAAGACATTTCCCTTCCACTCAACGTGTCCACAAGCATCAGCCTCCGGGTGAGATACCAGTTATTCATGTTAGATCCTGACAAAAAAGAAGCCAGCATGGTGATAAAGCAGCATGATATGGATGATATGGAAGTGTTTGATCAAAATGTTTGTATGTTGTACCCTCATTAGTAAACTGGCCATTAAACTGCTGGTTGATATTTAGGAGAGGCACTGCAAGAAGACGCTTGTCCTCCTGTGGCTTTTGAATGACCAAGAACACGTCATAGAACACAGGCTCTGGATACCCATTTAGAAGCTCTGACACAGAGAGCACACACTaagaaaagaagacaaaaaaaaaaataaataaaaataaaatcaaacgtttacatacattCACATATCcagctgaaaataaaaacatgtatattGACCAAACAGAGAAACATCTTGCAAAATATGTCAGACTCACACTCTGCTTGTAGGCCGTCCCAAACGTAAATGCGGACTGTTGTCTGGTAGGGGTGTCTGGACAGAGCTATAGAGGATTTAATTAAGCATTTTTGTCTCTCACAATGcctttcaatttcaatttttacatttctaaagaCCAATTTTAAGAAGTTGGATAAAATGTTACTAAGTAcactttaaatgtgtttaatgtgcTGTGTATATAGTTTTAAAGAACACAAAATATTCTAAACTTTATTCTTAAGGTAGAAACTAAGAAAATAGCAGTTAAGAATAATTTAATTCCTAAAAGAGTAGTtcatccagaaatgaaaattctgttattactTACCCTTGTTTCAAAACCATAAGGTTCATCTTCGTATCACAAATTAACATATGTTCAacgaaatccgagagctttctgaccctgcatagacagcaacacagctagcacatttaaggcccagaaaggtcatcagtggttcaaccctaagagaatactttttgtgcaaaaagtcaaaaagctcttggatttcatcaaaaatatcttaatttgtgttctgaaaatgaacaaaggtcttatgtgtttggaacgacaagagggtgagtaattaatgacagaatttttatttttgggtgaactatccctttaagaattatTTGTGAATTCGACCACAGAAGAAAAATTGATCAAGCCCGCCTACCTGGAGGTTTCCTCCACCAACGCTTTCCCACCTCAGAAACTCCCCACGCACTGAATAAACAGCAGCCCGCAGCTCAATATTAGTGTTCTGAAAGTGAGAGGAAGGTTTGtgaaaatgacaacatttatgCTTATGCTTACGATATGTTGAGAGTCTAAACCATTTACCTTTTGTGTCCCTTTAAAGCTGAATCCAACAGGAAGTGGCTCATTCTGTAGAATCCGTGATGCTGACCCAGGCTGGTATCCATAGTAGAGCCAAGGTAGGTTTGTCCTCCTAGAGTCACAAATGAGGGTGAGGATATATGAGGGTCACAAACacaagtaacacaagtaaaCATGCTTCTTCTGCCCATTAATTGTGAATTTACACTTCAtaacaatatcaaaatataacaatatgtaatatatcaGATAAAAATCAAGTCTACCCACATCTATTCTCAAACAGGAAACAACTGATCTTAAATGAGTCACACTGTATTTAAATCTATAACAGATAAAATTTATGTTGCACATGATCTCCTATGGTAATTTCAAATAGTTTGGGTTCAAACCTAGGGTCTCATTGACCTTCTGAAGAGAGCATAGTCAGCTGATCATTATGGCAAAATACACTTAAGATCTGCACTGAGCTAATTATATCATTTAATAGGATCCAACAGAAAACAGTAAAGTGCTATATAGTAATTGTATGTGTGTTACCAGTAGGAGATGTCCTGGCTGCTGCCCTGGGCAGCTGTTGCTTTGTCGACTGTGTTGTAGAGCCTACAGGCATCATTGTTGATGGTGCTAGAGGAGTGCATGTTCATCACACACATGTTGCCCAGAGACTGACATGCTGTTCGGTTGGAGAACGACTACAGAACAAAATGAGCAAAACTTTAAATATGTTTGAAGCAAAGCTTagcatataaacatttaaaacaggcTTGTGCAAGTGTGTAGAAATTTACCAAACAGGCAGCTGCTGAAGAATACAAGAAGCTTGAAAACCATGCTGATGGGATGGAGAGGGTCTGtgtaacacaaaaaacaaacctcAGCATGCTAATAAGAGTACACAAACACAATTCATGATAACTTTGAATTCTTACCACTTGGCTAAAGATGACATTTGAGGCAACTGAGGTAGGCAGAACATTTGGAGGGGAAAAGCACATCCCACCTGCCTGTAAACAGAGCAATGCAATCATCACTTTCAGTGCATTATATcaacatatacatacactactTCCCGCTAATGTAAATGCCTAAGATTCTCACCTGTACATTTGAAGCCCCGCAAACACAAGACAGAGATGAGTTGATGAAGGAGTCCTCACACCTTACACACCTATGAATATACACGTTCAaacaaaatgaattattttatacaacatGAAGCTCAACATGAAATCCAGTAGCATTGATAGAAATAGCCTGTTTACCTGTTGCCTGTTGCATCAGGGGCAGAAAAAGCAGGCTCTGTTGCGTTACATGCTTCACATCGTGCTTCATTTAATGGATTCCCATTCCCATCTCTCTCCACTGAACAATACAGACATGCCATAAAATcataaacactaaataaatcataaaccaCTGAAGCGAatgaaactcacatattttgctgatgaaaatggtcaattattgtcacattttgggctgtactaatcgctcggaccgggaaaaacattcaGAATAATACAGACTGCTAAAAGTTACAACAAATCAAGGAAAAGAGTGCAAGagtgtctgaggaacaaaaggcatttgtggttggccaaactgaaccaggatttccagggcaagaatcttgacaacattcctGTTTGTgcttatcatttctggtcaggtaggtgaaatattaagctaatatcttaattaatactgctcgtatgtatctttaccacctattaacttttgtttgtcaaaatatagcctttttctgcttactaagtccttctctatttgatttagcagcttccacacattttttccatggtttagacaacataaattagcaaaagaacgtattcagtagtacattaaccgtgaaattcatgttgttgtttacatccgagtatcaccaATATGCCCGCatatctgggtaactgaccaaattgtgttataagtgcaaaccctctattgaatcatgtttatttatatacaactaaaatgaaaaccacTTACCCAGCACACTTCCCTTAGGACACTGACACTTGCCATTCTCCCCTAAATTTCCAGGACAGCGGATACATCCATACCCATCCTGGGTGACCCCCTAAGAATGAGAGCAATCATAGAAATGTATAACAGTATTAGTATTCctaatattattaatcatatAAGAACTTAGGAAACcaataatatttgtagcaatagccaacagcACATTAtattggtcaaaattactgatttttcttttatgccaaaaatcagtaggatgttaagtaaagatgatgtttcatgtaaagatattttgtaaatatctgATAAATATATcatcttaatttttgattagtaatatgtattactaagaacttcatttggacaactttcaaggcaattttctcattatttcatgattctcagattccagattcttCAATAGTACAACtcggttttgtggttcagggtcacaaattagtAATTCAAATACAATACAGAACCTGATTAGCATCAGGACACTGCTGACACGTGATGGACGCTCCGTTACGGACCAGCACCCTGAAACCAGTCTGACACTCACATGCCAATCCTATATGGcagaaacacacataaacacacaagtTAGTTTACAATTAAGCATATTACAAAAGCTCCATGTTTATAATGACAtacactttgtttataatgATGTTACGTGCAGCTGCAAATGCATAACGTTTCACTAGCCAGCATGCAGTTTATTTACTCGCAAAATACTTACTCCATGTAAAATTAATAGCAAATGTGagaatatatcagtaaatgacTTCTGTTTAGCGTACAGCTTATGTCATTTTCAGGTTAGACTGGTCAAAACAAAGCAAACGAACGTTAATCTGTGCACGACGTAcctgatttgctgcttactTGATTCGGCCCGCATTTCACACAAGACAAGCTCGAAATGTCAAAATAACTTTCCACACCACAATCCGAAGGCTGCTGAAAAGATATAGAGAACTGCTGGCAGGAAAAAACGTTTAGTTTTAACAGAAATATGATGGAGAAACTGCACACGAACGCTCTCAGCGTCCCCGTCGCCATGGTGCAGATGACGCTTGATGATGTAGCTGTTCCTGTTTACGCTGAGGAGGCGTGCAGCGTGCGCGCGCCCTTAAAAGTCTCTGGGAGAGGAAGTTGAGCGGTTCCCGCCGGACGCGTGAGCTGTGCTGCCTGCAGGTTATCGCGTGTTTGCGCTGACGAAAATAGTCGCGTGAAGAGAAGCATTCGTATTGAGGTATAAGTTTCAGAGAAAAACAGACGGTAAGTAAAGCTCCGACGACGCATTCGTGTCGGTTGTTCAGCTTGAAGGGGATTTCCTGAGGTGTTTTTGTCCGTTTTGAACAAAAAGGAGAAAAGTTTcaacagtgatttttttttttatgtttcacgAACTGATCTCAAAAgttgctttttgcttttttaacagATCCCATTGGTTTGTGAGAAGAATCTGACCATGACAATAGTGGTTCTGCGTTTGCAAGGTTTAAACACAGAGGCAGGACCTGAAGATATCAGAAGTTTTTTCCATGGCTTGCACATACCCACGGGTGGTGTGCATATTCTTGGTGGTGAGATGGGTGAAGctttcatcatttttaattcAGAGAAAGAAGGCCAACTAGCCATGCGCTACTCTGGAAAACTCCTCAGAGGCTCTtctattacattacatattagtAGCCTGGCTGAGTTCAAGAGAAAAATGGAGTCAAGTCTGAATAAACCAAAGTCCACAGCACTGGAGACTAAAATAGTGCCATCATCCCCACCAGACACCAGCAGAGCTCTTTTGCTTAGTCTAATGACTGCCATTCAAGGACCGGTTTCAAATGACAAAGTGGATCAATGCCAAGCGCCTGGAAATTTCAAACAAAATGCTGCAGAAACACATAAATGGTCCTCAACTGACAACCGAGCAAATACAGATGCTCAGCAGGACATAAATCATGACATGGCTTCCAAAGAACACAAGAGCAGAGGAGAAAACCTCAATTCTTCTAAACCGGGCTACCTTCGGCTTTATGGATTTCCTGACTCTGTTGCCAAGCAAGAGGTCTACCAGTTTCTACTGGGACTCCCAGTGTTGGAGGTCATCACAAATGTTCGACTGCAACTGGGCTGGTGCTGTCTGGTGAAGCTGACCAGTTTTTCAGATGCGGAGGAGGGGCTGAAATACAGCCATAGAAAATTCAAAGAATACAATGTTGAGGTCAGACTTGCCCATGAGAAGATGTGGATGGATGCTGTGGAGCAGTCCAAAAATTGCACGCAAAACATCAAACCTCACACTTTCTCAGAACAAAGAGAAGTTAATACAGAAAGAAATGCAATGAGAAGTTCCTCAGCCAAAAGAAGTGCAGAGGAGCAGCCCAATTCTGGATCTCCAAAAAAATACTGCCGGAACTTTCCATCCCCTCAAACGGAACACATTGTTATTGTCAATAATCTTTCAAAGAACATAACCAAGACGGAGATCAAGGAGATTTTCCGCTGTCACGCAATCCCAAACTACAGAATTAAGCATTTATTAAACAAGTATGCAGAGAGAACAAGCACCGCGTTCATCACCTTCGAGCATGAGGAAGACTATGCCTCAGCTCTGAACATGAATGGCACAACTGTTGGCTTAAAGAACATCGAAGTGTCACCCATTACTAAAGTAGAAATGATCGCTATACTCGGCAGAAACCGATGTGCTAAAGGCTGGAGGCCGCCGCCTTATGGAAACGCACATCTAACCATGTCATGTGTATATGCACGCAATTTTCGTGCAGATGTTAGGAAAGAAGAAGTGAAAGACTTTTTCATGAAATTTAACATCTGCGATGATGCAATCATATTGCTTGTGGACAGCCAGGGCAAAGGTGTCGGCGAAGCCATCGTCCAGTTCGAATGTGAGAAAACGGCCAAACATGCCCAGAGGCTTCATGGAAAGTTTTTCATGGGAGCAAAAATTCTACTCACTTGTATCACACGTCAACAGAAGGAGAAGATACTTGGTACACGGTGAACAACTGGAGATGTAAGATATTCTCAGTACCACCAGAAGTGGTGTAAACAAAGACAATTAATTCATTTGAAGGACAGTGTAATTCATTCATTGATCATTTAGCTCTGTGAGCTGTACATAAACTTTTTCAAGCAATGTGCTCAAGTGATTATGGGTACAACAATGTGAAGAGTAAAACCACATGAAAGGAGtgcacctaaaaaaaaaaaaaaaagaaaaagatattGTATTTCAAACAATGGCTGACAAACTATTGAGGACTGCTTCAAGTGGactttcacatttaaaattcaAGTGGAATGACAAtatattgcacttttttttctttggttgtAGCTGAACATACAGCTTACTggctttaattaaaaacagataTCACATATCTTGTCttgcatattaatattaagcCATTTGAGtttaactgtatatattttaagttcaaCAGAAGGAATATGTTACAATCAAGACATTCAAactggtcattttttttctactaTCGATTTTGATATCCAGTATTTTGATTTGGCATCTGTATACATGCCTATTTGAAGAAACTAAAACAACCATTTTGTTGTTTCTGATGTCCTAGGGACTGGATTaacttatatttttcatttgatatgtatatttaatattatattgtaattacaTTTGATAGAAATGTCACTTGCAATCCCTGTGATGTTTCAGTCTCGAATTGTTcggtcaaaaataaaaaaaaaaaagaaaaacttaatttgtgttccaaaatacatatttcttaTGAAATCTGTATCATCAACAGCAGCACACCATTCCTTTTCTCATACACTTGAATAGGTACACTGAGAGCAGTCAAGGCGGAGGCAAAATAACACTGCATTGCTGTCATTTGCGTAGGTGGTACTGCACCATGTAGGCAAGTTGGGGAAATGAAATGTGGTCTACATGAGTATTCAAGCAGAACCCtaat
The sequence above is drawn from the Labeo rohita strain BAU-BD-2019 chromosome 16, IGBB_LRoh.1.0, whole genome shotgun sequence genome and encodes:
- the tmem67 gene encoding meckelin isoform X1, coding for MATGTLRAFVCSFSIIFLLKLNVFSCQQFSISFQQPSDCGVESYFDISSLSCVKCGPNQVSSKSGLACECQTGFRVLVRNGASITCQQCPDANQGVTQDGYGCIRCPGNLGENGKCQCPKGSVLVERDGNGNPLNEARCEACNATEPAFSAPDATGNRCVRCEDSFINSSLSCVCGASNVQAGGMCFSPPNVLPTSVASNVIFSQVTLSIPSAWFSSFLYSSAAACLSFSNRTACQSLGNMCVMNMHSSSTINNDACRLYNTVDKATAAQGSSQDISYWRTNLPWLYYGYQPGSASRILQNEPLPVGFSFKGTQKNTNIELRAAVYSVRGEFLRWESVGGGNLQLCPDTPTRQQSAFTFGTAYKQSCVLSVSELLNGYPEPVFYDVFLVIQKPQEDKRLLAVPLLNINQQFNGQFTNEGSNMNNWYLTRRLMLVDTLSGREMSLSSTPKVIRVATNIKIGFQLVPNTQKGQVYPPLMTVTYSDILVTDPSTQTVAVSFSLEYTMDQEEARVKTDIALGVLGGVAVVHSLLKTASWKRRIASPLIDLQTIMKFLVFYAGDLANVFFIITVGTGLYWLIFFKAQLFVSVLLPLPAQEERFIVYVGCAFALKIVQFLHKLFVQLTVDIFFIDWERPRGKASKHVEGSAETKSQASPVSIWRTYFVANEWNEIQTIRKINPTFQVIAVLFFLEVVGFSNLALRDPSSDLRRSPEAYTPPYSLILRYGVASAMWLCIGLIQVIFFTVFHERFVEDKIRQFVDLCSISNISVLLLSHRCFGYYIHGRSVHGHADTNMDEMNTNLKREAENLCGQRGLLPNSDTQTFQISITNRLRTQYDRIIEPISRRSGPSRLVDASANPCEQSTRAYHTMNRFLGSVIDHAHREMDYIVKDKLLFERLIGMEFIEPLDKSIFYNDDSHSFADVLFYGNEAVLLVFDTLFFCVVDLGSQNFILAAVLTYLQQLVFRLIRNGMGRRNLASKTLVDRRFLI
- the rbm12ba gene encoding RNA binding motif protein 12Ba, which codes for MTIVVLRLQGLNTEAGPEDIRSFFHGLHIPTGGVHILGGEMGEAFIIFNSEKEGQLAMRYSGKLLRGSSITLHISSLAEFKRKMESSLNKPKSTALETKIVPSSPPDTSRALLLSLMTAIQGPVSNDKVDQCQAPGNFKQNAAETHKWSSTDNRANTDAQQDINHDMASKEHKSRGENLNSSKPGYLRLYGFPDSVAKQEVYQFLLGLPVLEVITNVRLQLGWCCLVKLTSFSDAEEGLKYSHRKFKEYNVEVRLAHEKMWMDAVEQSKNCTQNIKPHTFSEQREVNTERNAMRSSSAKRSAEEQPNSGSPKKYCRNFPSPQTEHIVIVNNLSKNITKTEIKEIFRCHAIPNYRIKHLLNKYAERTSTAFITFEHEEDYASALNMNGTTVGLKNIEVSPITKVEMIAILGRNRCAKGWRPPPYGNAHLTMSCVYARNFRADVRKEEVKDFFMKFNICDDAIILLVDSQGKGVGEAIVQFECEKTAKHAQRLHGKFFMGAKILLTCITRQQKEKILGTR
- the tmem67 gene encoding meckelin isoform X2; amino-acid sequence: MATGTLRAFVCSFSIIFLLKLNVFSCQQFSISFQQPSDCGVESYFDISSLSCVKCGPNQVSSKSGLACECQTGFRVLVRNGASITCQQCPDANQGVTQDGYGCIRCPGNLGENGKCQCPKGSVLVERDGNGNPLNEARCEACNATEPAFSAPDATGNRCVRCEDSFINSSLSCVCGASNVQAGGMCFSPPNVLPTSVASNVIFSQVTLSIPSAWFSSFLYSSAAACLSFSNRTACQSLGNMCVMNMHSSSTINNDACRLYNTVDKATAAQGSSQDISYWRTNLPWLYYGYQPGSASRILQNEPLPVGFSFKGTQKNTNIELRAAVYSVRGEFLRWESVGGGNLQLCPDTPTRQQSAFTFGTAYKQSCVLSVSELLNGYPEPVFYDVFLVIQKPQEDKRLLAVPLLNINQQFNGQFTNEGSNMNNWYLTRRLMLVDTLSGREMSLSSTPKVIRVATNIKIGFQLVPNTQKGQVYPPLMTVTYSDILVTDPSTQTVAVSFSLEYTMDQEEARVKTDIALGVLGGVAVVHSLLKTASWKRRIASPLIDLQTIMKFLVFYAGDLANVFFIITVGTGLYWLIFFKAQLFVSVLLPLPAQEERFIVYVGCAFALKIVQFLHKLFVQLTVDIFFIDWERPRGKASKHVEGSAETKSQASPVSIWRTYFVANEWNEIQTIRKINPTFQVIAVLFFLEVVGFSNLALRDPSSDLRRSPEAYTPPYSLILRYGVASAMWLCIGLIQVIFFTVFHERFVEDKIRQFVDLCSISNISVLLLSHRCFGYYIHGRSVHGHADTNMDEMNTNLKREAENLCGQRGLLPNSDTQTFQISITNRLRTQYDRIIEPISRV